GTATCCTACGTGATTGTTGCAAACAATCTCATTAATATGTACTCAAAGTGCAAATGCATCGACAAGGCCTTGGACGTCTTTCACAACATCCCCCGCAAGAACGTCATATCTTGGACATCGATCATTGCAGGGCTCCGACTCAACAACCGGTGCTTTGAGGCGTTGATATTCTTCCGGCAAATGAAAATGACGCTGCAGCCAAATGCGATAACATTGACAGCTGCATTAGCAGCTTGTGCTAGAATAGGGGCTCTGATGTGTGGGAAAGAGATTCATGCTCATGTGCTGAGAACAAAAGTGGGGCTTGATGATTTTCTTCCAAATGCACTCTTAGACATGTATGTACGGTGCGGGAGGATGAACATCGCTTGGAATCTGTTCAACTCCCAGAGAAACGATGTTTCATCGTGGAACATTCTCCTAACCGGATATTCAGAACGGGGTCAAGGCTCGGTGGTGGTGGAGTTATTCGACAGAATGATTAAGTCCAGAGTAAGACCAGATGAGATTACATTCATCTCACTGTTATGTGGCTGTAGCAAATCACAAATGGTCAAAGAAGGTTTGACATACTTTAGCAGAATGGAGGAGTATGGAGTGACCCCAAACTTGAAGCACTACGCTTGCGTTGTTGATTTGCTTGGCCGTGCAGGGGAGTTAGAAGAAGCTCACAGCTTTATACAGAGAATGCCACTTGTACCAGATCCAGCGGTATGGGGAGCCTTGCTTAACGCCTGCAGGATTCACCGTGACATTAAATTCGGCGAGCTATCAGCAAAACGTATATTTGAGCTGGACAAAGAGAGTGTTGGCTATTACATTCTGTTATGTAATCTGTATGCTGATTGTAACAAATGGAGAGAAGTTGCTAAAGTGAGAAGAATGATGAAAGAGAACGGGCTAACAGTTGATGCAGGTTGCAGTTGGGTGGAAGTAAAGGGTAAGGTACACGCCTTTCTTAGCGATGACAAGTACCATCCTCAAACAAAAGAGATCAACACTGTTTTAGAGaggttctacgagaaaatgagTGAAGTGGGTGGGCTCACTAAAACAAGTTCTATGGGCGAGGCTGAGATTTCGAGAGATGAGATATTCTGTGGACACAGCGAGAGGAAGGCAATTGCTTTTGGTCTGATCAACACGGTCCCAGGAATGCCGATTTGGGTGACAAAGAATCTCAATATGTGCGAGAGTTGCCATGATACAGTGAAGTTCATCTCCAAAACAGTAAGAAGAGAGATCTCTGTTAGAGACGCTGAGCATTTCCACCACTTTAGAGATGGAGAATGTTCATGTGGAGATTAGaatgaaaaaaagaaggaaTACATTACATAAAGGTATTGTTAATGTTATTACAAGTAAAGCTAGATTATATATTTGGCTTTGTTTTGTCTGTAACATGTTCTGTATGTAACATTAGCTATAGATTCAATCTTAAGTTTTATTGATTACCATTACAATAAGAAAGAATAgcttataaacaaaacaaaacaaaacaaaacaaaacaaaaaaaatctttttatttgtGTTACAGGAAGTAGAATGCTAAGtgtataattttttcaaataacgAAGAATGTAAAAATGTTCTATCTCTTTTGGAAATTGAAACTCTTGATTCCAATAGCAAAGATGATAGCAAAGGCCAATGGAAAGATGACGTTCATGGCAGCAACCACTCCCAAGAAACCTTCTCTGAATCCATAGAAATCTTTAATAAACTGCTTCACGCTCGTACCATCTGCCATCGGTGTAGTAATATCACCGAACTGTGATGTGATTAATCCATACAATGTCCATGAAACTGGGCAAAGCCAGTAGTACCACTCCCACCAAACCGGCATACTCTGTTTttccaaaccaaaacaaaagttTAGGGTCAAAACGTAATAACAAAATAAGTCCAAGCCccattttgaaatttattactAACAGTTATATAACGATAATTTTCAAGATTTTGGTGTAGTTACCGGACGAGGGATGAGGAAGCCGGAGAAGAGATTCCATATGCCGTAGAAAGCGGAGGAGACGACGGAGGCGATGTGGTGGTTAGGTGTCATAGCAACAGCCATCATACCGTAAAAGGTGAAAGTCAAGAACGATCCATACATGAAGAAGAGGTACCAAAAGAACTTAGCAGCGGTCCACTCGAACCCTATCATCGCATACACTATGAGACCGTACACCACCGCTTGCACGAGGACGTAAGGCATCTCTATGAACACCTGAGCGAAAGCATACGGCATGGCTGAGTACATTCCCGCGGCTTGTTCTCGGTAAAAGACTGTTCTCTCTACGTTGACCACTGGTTGCACTGATGCAGCGTTTTGTAGTCCGAGGAAGAGAACAGCTGTGTACATTGAACCCATAGCGTTTGATAGATCTTGTTGCGTTCTCCTGAAGgtgaaaacaagaagaaaaattaaGTGTTTGTTTTGAAACTTGGAAgtcaagtttttgtttcttggAGGTTACGCTTACGTTTTGCCTCCGAGGTCCCAGAACATTGTGCCGAACATGAGAGCGATACCGATTGTGAATAGGAATCTAACGGCGGTGTAAGGAGGGTTTCTCCAGTAGGACCAGTGTTGTttccatagagaagccatgcaTTGTGTCCAGAAGGATTGTGAGTATTGTGTCGGGAAGTATAAGTCTTTTGACCCTGGAGCTGGTTGGCTTAGCTCCTTGATAAGATCCTTGTTTCTCCTACAAAAGATTGGTTAGATCACATTCTACAACGTCTTGACTGTGAATATATTAATACTTACTTGTAAAGTTCTGAGTTCTTGTAGAGTTGGGCGAAGTCAACTCTTAAAGCAGCTTCTTGAGAAGTGGTTGAAACTTCAAGCATCCACGTTGCTGGGTTGTACCCTTCTGTGATCTTGCTGATGCCTTGAATACTCTGTTGTGGAGTTAAACATATTCAGTCCATGTCGCTACAAACAAACTTAGAATATAATTTGATTAACTATGTCTTATGTTACCTCAAAGTAGTTAATCAAATGGCTTGATTCGTGGCCAAGAGGTCCAACGTAGATCTCCTCACCTCCACGCTTCAGCAAGAACAACTGAAGATACACAAACATATTAGAACAAAtggttttaaagttttttttttgtgttgaaaaTGATCGTTTACATACCTCATCAAAGGCTTCGAATATGTCAATGCTAGGCTGGTGGATGGTGCAAACGACTGTTCTCCCTGTATCCACCGTGTTCCTCACAGTCCTCATAACGATGGCAGCAGCTCGTGCATCCAATCCTGAAGTAGGTTCATCCATGAAGATGATGGAAGGGTTTGCAACTAGCTCCACAGCGATGGTCAGTCTCTTTCTTTGCTCCGTTGACAAACCGCTCTCACCAGGTAGTCCCACTAGTGCTTGCCTCAGGGGCGTTAACTCCACCAGATCCATTACTTCATCTATGAACATCTGCACCATTACAACCAAAACATTTGTTAGTACTATTTCGATTTACTCATTTAATTCTTGGAAATGGTAATGTCTGAAAAATAACCTTTCTTGTGTTTGAATCAACTTCTTTAGGTAAACGTAACCAAGCTGAGTAAACCAAGGACTCGTAGACTGTAACATGTGGGGAATGGATATCGGTTTGTTCGCAGTATCCTGAGATACGTGCAAATGTTTGTTGGTTCTTAGGGTAACCGGAGATAGTGATGTTGCCATCAATATAACCACCGGTTTTCCTTCCGGCAAGAACATCCATCAGAGTTGTTTTGCCAGCGCCAGAGACACCCATGAGCGCTGTAAGGACACCTGGCCTGAATGCACCATTCACTCCTTTCAACAGGACAAGTTTGTCTTCTTGTGTCCCTTGCTCTATCATTTCCTATTGTGAAAGAGAATCCATAACCAAGATTAGTAAAGGAGCGTTTCTTTGATTGATGAGAACTCAAAGGGCCAAGGATGTTTTGTTACCTGAGGCATGTCTACTGAGTATATAACATTGTCGAAGGTTATTGAATGTGGCTCAAATGGAAGCACCATtccttttttcttattatttgctTCAACCACGAGAAGTTCTGTCTCGTTACTTGCAGGCTCTTCCGTTAAAACAGCTTGAGGCTTTCCCAAGGCTGTATACACATAGAAAGTTCATATGGttagagaaataaataaaatgttgtatcagAGATGTGATCAAGTAAAATGATTGGTTACATACAGTTGAGATATGTTAGAGCTAGCGTGAAGCCAAAGTTAAAGAGCACCACGAATCCGAGTAAAGCTCCAGTTCCAATCCAGTACCAGTATGCATGTGGTAAGAACCCACGTGACTTTAGGACAGTAACTCCAAGTGTATCACTTGAGTTTGGGACAGCCTGTAATACAATCAAACGTATCAGTCACGCCTAAAAGATTAATACCAAAACCATGATAGGGGGATGGATACTTACTCGACTCCAGCTGTGTCCGAAGAACTCGTTGGCAACAATAGCGTTCTGTCCGTACATGATTGGCGAGATCCAGTAACCCCAAATCCACCACTTCTTAATATCATCTGTTTtgataatagtaaaataaatgttGAGCTTTTGATATGAGTATGTAAGAAACTTGATGTAAACGTATATGCATGATGAGAGCACATACCTTTTGAAAGTACCACACCACCCAAGGCAAAGAAGACAAGCATCGCAAATGCACCAAATGTGTTTGCAACGATCATGTTTCTTCCCAATGCTGCCACCATCTTAAACAATGCTGAAGCCATCTGGTTCATGAGCACGAGCAGAATATACTGCTTAAACAACCTGAAAGTAACCAAGAAGCATTCATTCTTATCAACTCTTGAGTAGCCAAATGATTCATATTTAGTTGTTTAATTTGGTGtatgtattaaaaaaactgtttgccaaacaaaatattattccgTAAGCGCAtgtcaaaatctagtgttattatAATGTACCTTccaatgttggggtcaaaaccgATGACATAGTAAGTGATGAATGCTGTGAGAGCGGCTTCGATGAAGCTTATAGGGATCTTGAGGAGCCAAGGAGGCAGAGAGTAAACCCATGCAGGGTAGAAGAGTAGGTCTCTTTGTTTGTAAAAAACAGGAAGTTTTGCAATGGTCATTGAAAGTTCAGACATTCCATTGAACATGAGCATCATAAGGATGAAGAACAAGGCTCCTGTGTAGAGACTCCCATCTACTACAGTCTTCTTTTGCATCTCTGTCCTAAAGAACAGTGTCATTGTCGCAAATGCCATCACCAGCAGCTGTAAACAACAACATGTTCATGAATCTGCCTTGAAGATACAAAACACATGAGAAGAGTTGGTGGTATTGACTTACTTGTCCGAATTTGAAGTAGTAAACGAATGAGTTTCTTTTCATGAGTAAGTACTCTCTGGAGAAGCTGGTGTTGACAAGCTCCTTGATTCCAACTCCATACTTCTTGGTGGTTAAAGCAGCTGGATGGCTCTTCTTCTTGTCAAACGGCACGGCAAGCTCATCTCCCATTCTCCTCCCAACATGGAACGATTGAAACGCCTCTGCGAACTCCCTCACTCTTATGAACCTATAAGGCTCATCAGGTCGCGACCAGTACTGCATTTGGTCTTTCTTTGACGTCACTTCTTGAAGAAAATCAGCAACGCCTTTTCTTGGAGGACATTTGAATCCCATGGTCTCAAAGAACTCCACCACATGCTCACGAGGGCCCTCGTAGATGATCTCTCCTTCCGCAATGAGGAAAATATCATCGAAGAGATCGAATGTCTCGGGGGCAGGCTGAAGCAGAGAGATCAGAGCTGTCCCGTTGAAGATGTGAACATAGTTTCTTAGAGAGTTCACGATCTGGTACGTCGTTGAGCTGTCTAAACCAGTGGATATCTCGTCCATGAACAAAGCTCTAGACGGTCCAACCAGCATCTCACCAGTTGTGACACGCTTCTTTTGTCCTCCGGAGATACCTCTCAACATATCATCACCGACCATGGTGTCTGCGCAGACTTCAAGGCCTAAGATCTATAAAAGAAGCTTATATGAGTTCAGTCTAAGACTTTGATAATtttcttgtaaaaaaaaatctttgaatGAAACTATACCTTGAGGATATAATCTGTCATCACATTTGTTTCTTCACCTGCTGTTGATGTTGCCTTCATGAAGACATCAATATCAGGATCAGGTTTGATGTTTGCTTCCTTCTCCCTTCTTGCCAACTCCGTCAACATATCTAATgcaccacaaaaaaaaagtgatggtcagcaaaaatcaacatataccaaaaataatttttttgagaaaattgttAAAACATATAACTCACCGTAACGTGAACCAACACCTTGGAAGCGAGCCGCGTAAGCAAAAGTCTCACGAACAGTCATTTCACCGATGTGAACATCGTTTTGACCGATGTATGCAGCTGCTCTTTGTGGCACAAACTCATTCATTCCATGACCATTGTATGTCACTCTTCCAGTTTCCTACAGACCAAATAATGAtaagtttaatattttgattcCATTTTCAAATAAAGTCtgaaacaaagagaaagaggTAAAGTTGGAACCTTTAGTTCATGGTCAAGCTTTCCCGCCAAGGCAAGCAAAAGGGTCGTTTTGCCAGAACTTGGAGGACCCAAAAGCAACGCCATCCTGTACAatgcaaagttttttttttttaattttcttaaagtgGCCAACaagttcaaatattttaacaacttttcataaaataaccaaatttttttaatatagaaaTAGATAACGGAATCTGAAATTTTACCTGCCGGGCTTAACGATTCCACTGACGTCATTGAGTATAGTGAACTTCTTCTTCCGGTTGGGAAGGAGATGCAGAGAGTTCAGTAGCTTCTGTTAAATAACAATCGAAAATCGAATAAAGACTGTtgttagattattttttttttaatatataaagcagaaaaaagaagaagttaaaaagCATTCTTACATCTGCAAAGTTGGACATGAAATTAACGAACGTGGGTAAAGCTCTGCCACCGACATGAACCTCTGCTTCAACTTTTAGATGATCAAACCGTACTTCTATTGTCGGAAGATCGATTCCAACcctgtcattttaaaaaaaaattagtacacagcccaaaaaaaaacagagctcCTCTGTTTCTAATGAGAGCTAAACTAAAAAAAGAGATTGTATTAGATTAGATTAAGTCTTTTTACCTGTCGATACGGTTcttgagtttccagaggagcttCTCATGCTCGTCGTCACCGACTTTGATAAGCCTCTCGAGCAGTTTCTTGGTATCTTGGAATCCAAGCTTCTCAATGTCGATCTGGTTGATACCATGAGAGGCAGTGAGGATTCCTTTCCTTAGACGGTCAAAGGTTGGGAGCTTCTCAAGAGCAGCCCATttcaaagcttcttcgtcgtcttcttctCTAGAAGACCTGGAGAAAATCTCCATTCCTGAATCTCTCTTCCACGCTGAGGAGTCTCTTCTCAAACTGTTACTCGCTTTCTGAAAACTAGTTCTTTCCATTTTCCTCGGATTAGTGAATCCCAGaaatcaaatgttttttttctttttctcttctctctcttttttgtttttgtttttatatcagATCAAGAATTAAAGAATAAGTTATGCAAACATATGGAgcaaaaaaaactaagagaaaTGTGAGATGAATGATGAAATGAATGTGTTCtcgtatatatacatatttggcAGGGAGAGATATCGTTATTCACGAATAAGCACATGCATGTATTTTGATTAAAGGTGGAAAAATCAGAGACGGAACGTGACGAAGAGACTGACGTTCTACGCTTTTTCCTTGGTGTACTTTGAATTTACAAATAGTAAAAGGACAAAGCTTACGTCAGCggtgactctctctctctgggaCATCTAGAAGCAGCATATTAGGAAAGGGAATCCTGTAGATATATATACACCAACGTTAAACCTTGATCCTAAAGGTATTAGAAACTTCTAATATATCTATCTCTACGAGAAGACAATGATAAAACAGCACCGTTTCATTTCATTACTTGATCCCACTTTTATAACTTTTTACCAGAACCATATTGTGTGAACTGAATAATTTAAGGTTTTTGATACATtgccaaacaaacaaaaaaagtttttgaaacATAATCATGTCTTTTTCATACGTTCTTCATGCATCGATGATCTtggtcagtttttttttgtctttgtcaTTATAAATACGATCATAAAACTTAAATTGGAGTACAAAAACCttgatacaaaatataaaaaatggtcCAAATTCCACCGAACACCATATTACGCATTATTAGCAAGCAAacaaaaagtaaacaaaaaaactgTAATCAAATCCGTAAATTCATATTTTTGTcctgtcaatattttttttaaaaaaatctgataattattacaaaaaaattgcTATATCTACTTTGAGGAAGGAAAAATGGCAAATATTCttgatagatttttatttttttcccaaATTAGCACCCAAAAGTCAAAATAACCAATATAGCTTTCACTAGAAATGATAATTAAATCctcatttataatttaaattattaaatatatatatagaagaatttCAAAAATGTTTTGGAAGAATTTCATGAACGTGtatgatataatttaaaattaatttgtaaaaaaaaaatcctgaATTGAGAATTTTTTATGAATGCGTATTTACTTCTTGTATGTAACATACAGTTTTCTCTAAATATGTATGTCATCtttctaaatttaaatatatgtatatctaaaagatattattcaatatataacatCTCTCGAATATTTACGAAgatgtttttaaatatgtatatatatttataaaatttagatattaaattCACGGAGATCTTCTGAAAATTCTAAGAAGATGTTAtaattttaagaatattttattaaatatatatataattaaaattcagtAAGCTATTGATGAAAGTTTTCCTAAATACACCTTTGATAAATTTTATGAAGATATTATACTTGCTCAGACTGAACTAACATTTTAGAATTATATTATACACATCCAAGAAGATATTCATaaactcaaattcaaaaaaaaatattatgcatATTCAAGaagattttcttattttttttttttaaaactgtttcttaaaaaattcagaaaaaatgttgtagaaaatattttcaaaaatcgatgttttcaaaattttctaacttttaataaatatttatttatatatagataatactgatagaatatatatatgcaattaTCATTTACTTATTTAATGAAACTTCTTTGGTTATTTTGACTCTTAATGAAAAACATTTTTAGTACTATAGTAAGTATTCctt
This genomic interval from Brassica napus cultivar Da-Ae chromosome A6, Da-Ae, whole genome shotgun sequence contains the following:
- the LOC106346650 gene encoding pentatricopeptide repeat-containing protein At1g15510, chloroplastic; translated protein: MASSSQTPHFHLNPSKSKPFHRKSRNHRNVNFHWNFGIRKLILRKSQGLSVLSSSSSSTHFSNSQLHGLCANGKLDEAIKLVASMQELRVTVDEDAFVALVRLCEWKRAHEEGSKVYDIAMGSMSSLGVELGNAFLAMFVRFGNLVDAWYVFGKMSERDLFSWNVLVGGYAKQGYFDEAMCLYHRMLWVGGVKPDVYTFPCVLRTCGGIPDLARGREVHVHVVRYGYELEIDVVNALITMYVKCGDVGSARLVFDRMPRRDLISWNAMISGYFENGMCCEGLELFFAMRGLSVDPDLMTMTSVISACELLGDGRLGRDIHAYVITSGFAVDMSVCNSLTQMYLYAGSWREAEKVFSRMERKDIVSWTTMISGYEYNFLPGRAIDAYRMMDQDCVKPDEIAVAAVLSACATLGDLDTGVELHKLAIKARLVSYVIVANNLINMYSKCKCIDKALDVFHNIPRKNVISWTSIIAGLRLNNRCFEALIFFRQMKMTLQPNAITLTAALAACARIGALMCGKEIHAHVLRTKVGLDDFLPNALLDMYVRCGRMNIAWNLFNSQRNDVSSWNILLTGYSERGQGSVVVELFDRMIKSRVRPDEITFISLLCGCSKSQMVKEGLTYFSRMEEYGVTPNLKHYACVVDLLGRAGELEEAHSFIQRMPLVPDPAVWGALLNACRIHRDIKFGELSAKRIFELDKESVGYYILLCNLYADCNKWREVAKVRRMMKENGLTVDAGCSWVEVKGKVHAFLSDDKYHPQTKEINTVLERFYEKMSEVGGLTKTSSMGEAEISRDEIFCGHSERKAIAFGLINTVPGMPIWVTKNLNMCESCHDTVKFISKTVRREISVRDAEHFHHFRDGECSCGD
- the LOC106346649 gene encoding ABC transporter G family member 40, yielding MERTSFQKASNSLRRDSSAWKRDSGMEIFSRSSREEDDEEALKWAALEKLPTFDRLRKGILTASHGINQIDIEKLGFQDTKKLLERLIKVGDDEHEKLLWKLKNRIDRVGIDLPTIEVRFDHLKVEAEVHVGGRALPTFVNFMSNFADKLLNSLHLLPNRKKKFTILNDVSGIVKPGRMALLLGPPSSGKTTLLLALAGKLDHELKETGRVTYNGHGMNEFVPQRAAAYIGQNDVHIGEMTVRETFAYAARFQGVGSRYDMLTELARREKEANIKPDPDIDVFMKATSTAGEETNVMTDYILKILGLEVCADTMVGDDMLRGISGGQKKRVTTGEMLVGPSRALFMDEISTGLDSSTTYQIVNSLRNYVHIFNGTALISLLQPAPETFDLFDDIFLIAEGEIIYEGPREHVVEFFETMGFKCPPRKGVADFLQEVTSKKDQMQYWSRPDEPYRFIRVREFAEAFQSFHVGRRMGDELAVPFDKKKSHPAALTTKKYGVGIKELVNTSFSREYLLMKRNSFVYYFKFGQLLVMAFATMTLFFRTEMQKKTVVDGSLYTGALFFILMMLMFNGMSELSMTIAKLPVFYKQRDLLFYPAWVYSLPPWLLKIPISFIEAALTAFITYYVIGFDPNIGRLFKQYILLVLMNQMASALFKMVAALGRNMIVANTFGAFAMLVFFALGGVVLSKDDIKKWWIWGYWISPIMYGQNAIVANEFFGHSWSRAVPNSSDTLGVTVLKSRGFLPHAYWYWIGTGALLGFVVLFNFGFTLALTYLNSLGKPQAVLTEEPASNETELLVVEANNKKKGMVLPFEPHSITFDNVIYSVDMPQEMIEQGTQEDKLVLLKGVNGAFRPGVLTALMGVSGAGKTTLMDVLAGRKTGGYIDGNITISGYPKNQQTFARISGYCEQTDIHSPHVTVYESLVYSAWLRLPKEVDSNTRKMFIDEVMDLVELTPLRQALVGLPGESGLSTEQRKRLTIAVELVANPSIIFMDEPTSGLDARAAAIVMRTVRNTVDTGRTVVCTIHQPSIDIFEAFDELFLLKRGGEEIYVGPLGHESSHLINYFESIQGISKITEGYNPATWMLEVSTTSQEAALRVDFAQLYKNSELYKRNKDLIKELSQPAPGSKDLYFPTQYSQSFWTQCMASLWKQHWSYWRNPPYTAVRFLFTIGIALMFGTMFWDLGGKTRTQQDLSNAMGSMYTAVLFLGLQNAASVQPVVNVERTVFYREQAAGMYSAMPYAFAQVFIEMPYVLVQAVVYGLIVYAMIGFEWTAAKFFWYLFFMYGSFLTFTFYGMMAVAMTPNHHIASVVSSAFYGIWNLFSGFLIPRPSMPVWWEWYYWLCPVSWTLYGLITSQFGDITTPMADGTSVKQFIKDFYGFREGFLGVVAAMNVIFPLAFAIIFAIGIKSFNFQKR